A stretch of the Petroclostridium xylanilyticum genome encodes the following:
- a CDS encoding McrB family protein → MLLDKEIGVYIAGILYPDVDLQAIQISNFGDILFKVKPISWVPKSIKDCASMHNLKIVFSGYAKNIAGWKEEVYYPEKERIEKFREFIENKIIIFKPFIERRGEKYYFNLSKETTPVLVDKPKGGGYSYIPIPILDEFSSIEFEKRLLNNQAISLKNVIDLEEVEDIFNVLYNNGYLYGEFQENDKKISSCIFKCSGDIKKIILSKVEDINNYSIVIGKRLIFIEESFLDNAIIDKLLGNGLSLINATSMEKANGAKEEHSATNSYTRVIVNNTLNIEYSDNNVIDELQFIEWFKYVSEKERMLYDLKTLINFHVSVKTGSLVILNGISGTGKSRLVNIYKSALGIDEDKQFKIVSVKPNWNDDSDIIGFLDIANNIYRPSETGIVDLLKDAQKNPNKIYIICFDEMNLARVEYYFSQFLSRLEMSGAERSIILYNEEKEKTLYNRSDYPPRIDIGKNVFFIGTINIDETTQSFSDKVLDRANLINTGVLSFKDWKHNFSNEKMPDRPINKEITMDTFESWVNSDNRPILSDRELDFFDKLNYLLDKNINKCIGYRVITQIDKYIKNIPIFPNDEKFKSIGFNRSYAFDLQIVQRVLPKIRGPLEELKDIIGHSKENGELFKLLNEFEDLSGFELTRKILHNKAKELDIHGYTS, encoded by the coding sequence ATGCTTTTAGATAAAGAAATTGGAGTATATATAGCTGGTATATTATATCCTGATGTAGATTTACAAGCAATACAAATAAGTAACTTCGGTGATATTTTATTTAAGGTTAAACCAATTAGCTGGGTTCCCAAATCAATAAAAGATTGTGCTTCCATGCATAACTTGAAAATAGTTTTCTCTGGATATGCAAAGAATATTGCGGGATGGAAAGAAGAAGTATATTATCCTGAAAAAGAAAGGATAGAGAAATTTAGAGAATTTATTGAAAATAAAATTATCATTTTTAAACCATTTATCGAAAGAAGGGGAGAAAAGTATTATTTTAATCTTTCAAAAGAAACTACACCGGTCTTAGTTGATAAGCCAAAAGGTGGGGGCTATTCATATATTCCAATTCCGATTTTAGATGAGTTTTCTTCTATAGAGTTTGAAAAGAGATTATTAAATAATCAAGCTATATCGCTTAAGAATGTTATTGATTTGGAAGAAGTTGAAGATATATTTAACGTTTTATATAACAATGGTTACCTATATGGTGAGTTTCAAGAGAATGACAAAAAAATTAGTTCTTGCATATTTAAATGCAGTGGAGATATTAAAAAAATAATATTAAGTAAGGTAGAAGATATTAATAACTATAGTATAGTGATAGGGAAACGGCTAATTTTTATTGAAGAAAGTTTTTTAGATAATGCTATTATTGATAAGCTTCTTGGTAATGGGCTTAGCCTTATAAATGCAACATCCATGGAAAAGGCAAATGGAGCTAAAGAAGAACATAGTGCTACAAATTCATATACCCGAGTTATTGTTAATAATACCTTAAATATTGAATATAGTGATAATAATGTAATTGATGAATTGCAGTTTATTGAGTGGTTTAAATATGTATCAGAAAAGGAAAGGATGTTATATGATTTAAAAACATTAATAAACTTCCATGTATCAGTAAAAACCGGGAGTTTAGTAATTCTTAATGGAATTTCAGGAACTGGTAAGTCTAGATTAGTTAATATATATAAAAGTGCTTTAGGAATAGATGAAGATAAGCAGTTCAAAATTGTATCAGTCAAGCCTAATTGGAATGACGATAGTGATATTATTGGATTTCTTGATATAGCGAATAATATTTACAGACCTTCAGAAACTGGAATTGTTGATTTACTAAAAGATGCGCAGAAGAATCCTAATAAAATATATATTATATGCTTTGATGAAATGAATTTAGCAAGAGTTGAGTACTATTTTAGCCAGTTCTTGAGTAGGCTTGAGATGTCAGGAGCAGAACGAAGTATAATTCTTTATAATGAAGAAAAAGAGAAAACACTTTATAATAGAAGTGATTATCCTCCTCGTATTGATATTGGTAAGAATGTATTCTTTATTGGAACAATAAATATTGATGAGACAACTCAAAGCTTCTCAGATAAGGTGCTTGACAGAGCTAATTTAATAAATACAGGCGTATTATCTTTTAAGGATTGGAAACATAACTTTTCAAATGAAAAAATGCCTGATAGACCTATAAATAAGGAAATTACAATGGATACTTTTGAAAGTTGGGTCAACAGTGATAATAGACCCATATTGAGTGATAGGGAATTGGATTTTTTTGATAAATTAAACTATTTATTAGATAAAAATATTAACAAATGCATAGGGTACAGAGTAATTACTCAAATAGATAAGTATATAAAGAACATTCCAATATTCCCTAATGATGAGAAATTTAAGAGTATTGGTTTTAACCGCTCTTATGCATTTGACTTACAAATTGTACAACGTGTTTTGCCTAAAATAAGAGGTCCATTAGAAGAATTGAAAGATATTATTGGACACTCTAAAGAGAATGGTGAATTGTTCAAATTACTTAATGAATTTGAGGATTTAAGTGGATTTGAACTAACGAGAAAGATTCTTCACAATAAAGCAAAGGAGTTAGATATTCATGGTTATACATCATGA
- a CDS encoding nuclease domain-containing protein, whose translation MVIHHEKLPFKVCFYQTWYKDDKVINKEEKLVEFFSDYDEEDIAQITEIRELIDTSVILRAKSEDSIYDLKLYIDGIDVLDKVVVNENDIYIPNGMLFPIYIQRKNDRSYPWIPGLYRIIVECEGVKYYSYVNVIPLHIKENELDVLRSDIENISEGLARELVLQRKGVIYSNNDGYLSPLFLDKYYVLKSVFNKLRYVLNDIVKEPLREVVKYYELTPANKAKKVDDKTNKWFLSLKGQIYNSGDKKQAKVLLCPKAVLEDNILVNQWIKHILSIIVYTLNKNIKALEEYEEFYKSEIEGLKRFNNGVLSGGQALLKNRQWALEEIKRIKTESSQYISFIKSVLNSELFNKINKLSDLKLPMILLREKRYRFLYNIYRAFTDNIQVIPKGIFEFQWKSTDRLYEYWCYIKLITLLTEMGYTPVRGWIFDKITNRNKFAAFIKDGTVIEMVNGNCTLLLIFNKEISLDKHFSIANEEYIWSKLGNNKPDIRIDVFFDKIFRHSVVIDAKYRNPEAVWDKKKTKECRRPATMIQLSNYKLSFENPNVPDKSVVKRVFAFCPKLINGFPYDEDDDHGITVAFFKPNIDFSHVKVLLQKNISMETY comes from the coding sequence ATGGTTATACATCATGAAAAACTCCCTTTTAAGGTATGCTTTTACCAGACTTGGTACAAGGATGATAAAGTTATTAACAAGGAAGAGAAGCTAGTTGAATTTTTTAGTGATTATGATGAAGAAGATATAGCACAAATTACTGAAATCCGGGAATTAATTGATACATCAGTAATTTTGAGAGCCAAAAGCGAGGATAGCATATATGATTTGAAACTCTATATCGATGGTATTGACGTTCTTGATAAAGTAGTTGTGAATGAAAATGACATATATATCCCTAATGGAATGCTATTCCCAATCTATATACAGAGAAAAAATGATAGGAGTTACCCTTGGATTCCAGGTTTGTACAGGATAATAGTTGAATGTGAGGGTGTTAAGTATTATTCTTATGTAAATGTTATCCCATTACATATTAAAGAAAACGAGCTTGATGTTTTGCGAAGTGATATAGAAAACATTTCTGAAGGCTTAGCAAGAGAACTTGTTTTGCAAAGGAAAGGTGTCATTTATAGCAATAACGATGGATATCTTTCCCCATTGTTTCTAGATAAGTATTATGTGTTAAAATCTGTTTTTAATAAGCTAAGGTATGTTCTGAATGATATTGTAAAAGAGCCTTTACGAGAAGTAGTTAAGTACTATGAATTAACTCCAGCTAATAAAGCAAAAAAGGTTGATGATAAAACCAATAAATGGTTTCTTTCTCTGAAAGGCCAAATATATAACTCAGGAGATAAAAAACAAGCAAAAGTTTTATTATGCCCTAAAGCAGTTTTGGAAGATAATATTTTAGTAAATCAATGGATTAAACATATACTAAGTATTATAGTATATACTTTGAACAAGAATATAAAAGCATTAGAAGAATATGAAGAATTTTATAAAAGTGAAATCGAAGGATTAAAGCGTTTTAATAATGGCGTTTTATCTGGAGGTCAAGCACTACTTAAAAATCGTCAATGGGCACTTGAGGAAATTAAAAGAATAAAGACAGAGAGTTCACAATACATAAGTTTTATAAAATCGGTTCTCAATAGTGAGTTATTTAATAAAATAAATAAACTTTCAGATTTAAAATTACCTATGATTCTTTTACGAGAAAAAAGGTATCGTTTTCTATATAATATCTATAGAGCTTTTACTGATAACATTCAAGTAATTCCGAAAGGCATATTCGAGTTTCAGTGGAAATCAACTGATAGACTTTATGAGTATTGGTGTTACATAAAATTAATAACATTACTCACTGAAATGGGATATACACCTGTTAGAGGATGGATTTTTGACAAAATTACTAATAGAAATAAATTTGCTGCCTTTATAAAAGACGGTACAGTAATTGAAATGGTGAATGGGAATTGCACATTGTTGTTAATATTTAATAAAGAAATTTCTCTTGATAAGCACTTTTCAATTGCAAATGAGGAATATATTTGGTCTAAGCTCGGCAATAATAAACCGGACATAAGAATCGATGTATTCTTTGATAAAATATTTAGACACTCTGTTGTAATAGATGCAAAGTATAGAAATCCAGAAGCTGTATGGGATAAGAAAAAAACGAAAGAATGTAGAAGACCAGCGACAATGATACAACTCAGTAATTATAAATTGTCATTTGAGAACCCAAATGTACCTGATAAATCGGTTGTAAAAAGGGTTTTTGCTTTTTGTCCTAAACTAATAAATGGCTTTCCATATGATGAAGATGATGATCATGGAATTACTGTCGCATTTTTTAAACCGAATATTGACTTTAGCCATGTAAAAGTACTATTGCAAAAGAATATTAGTATGGAAACATATTAA
- a CDS encoding iron-containing alcohol dehydrogenase, producing the protein MSFNMYVPTRVLFGAGQLSNLHAQKMPGKKAMIVISKGKSAKANGYLTRTEEQLQLAGVESVVFDKVEANPLKSTVMAGVAFAKENQCDFIVALGGGSTMDASKAIATMATNDGDCWDYVHGGSGKGMPIENKPFPIIAITTTAGTGSEVDPWGVVTNEEKHEKIGFGGIDELFPVLAIVDPELMLTVPPKYTAYQGFDALFHSVEGYVSKFTNLMSDMYAITAIENIARNLPKAVKDGNDIDAREKVAFGNTLSGVVMCVGAVTSQHSLEHAMSAYHQELPHGAGLIMISKAYFTHLINKHVCDDRFVQMAKAMGMEDAKEPMDFITMLVKLQEDCGVADLKMSDYGIRPEEFETLAKNAKETMGGLFLCDRSELSIEDCVAIYEASYK; encoded by the coding sequence ATGAGTTTTAACATGTATGTACCTACAAGAGTTTTATTCGGAGCAGGCCAATTAAGTAATTTGCATGCACAAAAAATGCCTGGTAAAAAAGCTATGATTGTTATTTCAAAGGGAAAATCTGCAAAAGCAAACGGATATCTTACAAGAACAGAAGAACAATTGCAGTTAGCAGGAGTAGAATCCGTGGTGTTTGATAAGGTAGAAGCAAATCCATTGAAATCAACGGTCATGGCGGGGGTTGCCTTTGCAAAAGAAAACCAGTGCGATTTCATTGTTGCATTGGGCGGTGGCAGTACTATGGACGCATCAAAGGCTATTGCAACTATGGCAACGAACGATGGTGATTGTTGGGACTATGTCCATGGCGGAAGCGGAAAAGGAATGCCAATAGAAAATAAACCGTTCCCTATAATCGCAATTACTACTACAGCAGGTACAGGCTCCGAGGTTGATCCATGGGGCGTTGTTACGAATGAAGAAAAGCATGAAAAAATAGGGTTCGGCGGTATTGACGAGCTGTTTCCGGTTTTAGCAATTGTCGATCCCGAGCTTATGCTTACTGTGCCGCCGAAATATACTGCTTATCAAGGTTTTGATGCGCTGTTTCATAGCGTAGAAGGCTATGTTTCTAAATTCACCAATCTTATGAGCGATATGTATGCAATTACTGCTATTGAAAATATAGCACGAAACCTTCCAAAAGCAGTAAAAGACGGAAATGACATTGACGCACGCGAAAAGGTTGCTTTCGGCAATACGCTTTCCGGTGTAGTGATGTGTGTAGGGGCTGTTACCAGCCAGCATTCCTTGGAACATGCCATGTCGGCCTACCATCAGGAGCTTCCCCATGGAGCAGGCCTTATTATGATTAGCAAGGCATATTTCACACATCTCATTAACAAGCATGTATGTGATGACAGATTTGTTCAGATGGCTAAAGCTATGGGAATGGAAGATGCAAAAGAGCCGATGGACTTTATTACTATGTTAGTAAAATTACAGGAAGATTGCGGAGTTGCAGACCTCAAGATGTCCGATTATGGAATCAGGCCGGAAGAATTTGAAACACTGGCTAAAAACGCAAAGGAAACTATGGGTGGACTGTTCCTGTGCGACAGAAGCGAACTCAGCATTGAGGATTGTGTTGCCATCTATGAGGCTTCCTACAAGTAA
- a CDS encoding cyclophilin-like fold protein, with the protein MKKMLSLAIALVMAFTLAACSGNNDSPSDNSKQEQQPTMPIESESADVENESPPPETEAAGPPTEIVDSKPVEREPAVSLNESNDQSTSVGTESSSETKDNKESLDAMEDVRIKLTFNNEEVIVKMYDNPTSRDFLTLLPLTLTLEDYAGTEKISSLAKRLSTEDAPPGSDPSVGDFTYYSPWGNLAIFYRDFGYANGLIILGKIESGIEKLASIRGDFTVTIEKIN; encoded by the coding sequence ATGAAAAAAATGTTATCTTTGGCAATCGCTTTGGTGATGGCTTTCACCCTCGCTGCTTGTAGCGGTAATAACGATAGTCCAAGCGACAATTCCAAACAGGAGCAGCAGCCTACTATGCCTATTGAGAGCGAATCTGCTGATGTAGAGAACGAAAGCCCGCCACCAGAAACTGAGGCTGCAGGTCCACCAACTGAAATAGTGGATAGTAAACCTGTTGAAAGGGAACCAGCTGTGTCACTAAATGAATCGAATGACCAAAGCACTTCGGTAGGTACAGAAAGCAGCAGTGAGACTAAGGATAACAAGGAGAGTTTAGATGCTATGGAAGATGTTAGAATAAAATTAACTTTTAACAACGAGGAAGTAATTGTGAAAATGTATGATAATCCAACAAGCAGGGATTTTTTAACATTACTCCCATTAACATTAACATTAGAAGATTATGCAGGAACCGAAAAAATTAGTAGTTTAGCAAAAAGATTATCTACAGAAGATGCACCACCAGGCAGTGATCCTTCAGTTGGAGATTTCACTTATTACTCTCCTTGGGGAAATTTGGCTATATTTTATAGAGATTTTGGTTATGCAAATGGACTTATTATATTGGGTAAGATTGAATCTGGCATAGAAAAGCTTGCAAGTATTCGCGGTGATTTTACGGTTACAATTGAAAAAATTAACTAA
- a CDS encoding cupin domain-containing protein, with translation MNQSKNLSESVIFPKGEKITNDYFIGTAWLEMLVSNDSIFNCPIYNVTFEPGARNNWHKHPGGQILLVTGGKGYYQEEGKPVQVLYAGDVVKINPAVKHWHGATPDSWFTHIGITTNPQKGDAEWLEPVTDEEYMDCSV, from the coding sequence ATGAACCAATCAAAAAATTTAAGTGAAAGTGTAATCTTCCCGAAAGGTGAAAAAATTACGAATGACTATTTTATAGGGACAGCATGGCTTGAAATGCTGGTTTCTAATGACAGCATCTTTAATTGCCCGATATACAATGTAACTTTCGAGCCAGGCGCAAGAAATAATTGGCATAAACATCCAGGTGGGCAGATTCTGCTTGTTACAGGCGGCAAAGGATATTATCAGGAAGAAGGCAAGCCTGTACAGGTGCTTTACGCAGGGGATGTAGTAAAGATCAATCCGGCTGTAAAACACTGGCATGGTGCTACACCGGATAGCTGGTTTACACATATCGGAATAACAACAAATCCTCAAAAGGGAGACGCCGAATGGTTAGAACCCGTAACGGATGAAGAATATATGGATTGTTCAGTCTAA
- a CDS encoding MerR family transcriptional regulator: MTIAEVSEKFNVSQDTLRYYERIGLIPRVNRNKSGIRDYTEEDCKWVEFIICMRNAGLPIEVLIEYVELFQQGDATIEARKELLTEQRKQLIARMEDMQKTLERLNYKIAVYEQIVVEKEKELKRSEN; the protein is encoded by the coding sequence ATGACGATTGCAGAAGTAAGTGAAAAATTTAATGTTTCACAGGATACACTCCGCTATTATGAACGCATCGGACTGATTCCTCGTGTGAACCGTAATAAAAGCGGAATCAGGGATTATACTGAAGAAGACTGTAAGTGGGTCGAGTTTATCATATGTATGCGGAATGCAGGTCTTCCGATTGAAGTATTGATTGAGTATGTCGAGTTGTTTCAACAGGGTGATGCGACCATTGAGGCCAGAAAAGAACTTTTGACCGAGCAGCGTAAGCAGTTAATTGCAAGAATGGAAGATATGCAGAAAACACTGGAACGCCTGAATTATAAAATTGCAGTATATGAACAGATAGTAGTTGAAAAAGAAAAAGAACTAAAGAGATCGGAGAATTAA
- a CDS encoding aldo/keto reductase, translated as MQNIILNNGVEMPILGFGVYQIADAKECEQCVYDAIMAGYRLIDTAAAYLNEEAVGRAIKHSGVPREELFITTKLWIQDAGYESAKRAFEKSLKRLQLDYLDLYLIHQPFGDVYGSWRAMEELYREGKIRAIGVSNFQMDRLVDLILHNEVVPAINQIETHPFCQQIESAKLMKEYNVQIESWGPFAEGRNNMFQNEVLLSLAEKYSKSVAQVILRWLIQRGVVAIPKSVHKERIIENFNIFDFKLSQEDMEKIASLDTKKSSFFSHNDPEIVKWLDTAKFDI; from the coding sequence ATGCAAAACATAATTTTAAACAATGGTGTTGAGATGCCTATACTGGGCTTTGGAGTTTATCAGATTGCTGATGCGAAGGAATGCGAACAGTGTGTTTATGATGCGATCATGGCAGGCTATCGTTTGATTGATACCGCTGCTGCTTATCTAAACGAAGAGGCGGTTGGCAGAGCAATCAAACACAGTGGCGTACCGAGAGAGGAACTGTTTATTACGACTAAGCTCTGGATTCAGGATGCCGGTTACGAGAGTGCAAAAAGAGCCTTCGAGAAATCGCTGAAAAGATTGCAATTGGATTATTTGGATTTGTATTTAATCCATCAGCCATTTGGCGATGTATATGGTTCTTGGCGAGCTATGGAGGAACTGTATCGTGAGGGGAAAATTAGGGCGATTGGGGTTAGTAACTTTCAGATGGATCGTCTGGTGGATTTAATACTTCATAATGAAGTGGTTCCTGCCATAAATCAAATTGAAACACACCCATTCTGCCAGCAAATAGAAAGTGCTAAACTGATGAAAGAGTACAATGTACAGATAGAATCCTGGGGACCTTTTGCAGAAGGAAGAAATAACATGTTCCAGAATGAAGTTTTGTTATCACTGGCTGAAAAATATAGCAAATCAGTGGCACAGGTAATTTTACGCTGGTTGATACAAAGAGGAGTGGTTGCGATTCCGAAGTCTGTACACAAAGAAAGAATTATTGAAAACTTTAATATTTTTGATTTTAAATTAAGCCAAGAAGACATGGAGAAGATTGCATCACTAGACACGAAAAAAAGCAGCTTCTTTTCACATAATGATCCAGAAATCGTGAAATGGCTAGATACTGCTAAATTTGATATTTAA